A genome region from Thalassococcus arenae includes the following:
- the fahA gene encoding fumarylacetoacetase — MTELVRSWVETANDPESPFPLNNLPFGVFSKGDAPRCAVAIGNSVLDLAALQSAGLLPDYGFDAPALNTFMSKGKAAWQEVRQTLTDLLREGRETAAMRGMLHDMDAVTMHLPFTVTEYTDFYAGRQHAFNVGSLFRDPANALPPNWLHIPIGYNGRASTVVVSGTEFHRPMGQIKGPQDEVPGFGPSRRLDIELEMGAVVGTPSEMGKRVSVDEADDMIFGYVLLNDWSARDIQAWEYQPLGPFQAKAFATTISPWVVTKAALEPFRCDTPLREKELLPHIKDTGPMLYDIDLSVTMAAPGSDHTEICRTNYNTLYYSAAQQLAHHASSGCAMRTGDLLGSGTISGPEKGMFGSLLEMTWGGKDPIALKGGAARTFIEDGDTLALHGHAQGDGYRIGFGPCVGTVLPAQRDRP; from the coding sequence ATGACTGAGCTTGTCCGATCCTGGGTCGAGACCGCGAACGACCCCGAAAGCCCCTTTCCGCTGAACAATCTGCCGTTCGGCGTCTTCTCCAAGGGCGACGCCCCGCGTTGTGCTGTGGCCATCGGCAACAGCGTGCTCGACCTCGCCGCCCTGCAATCCGCCGGTTTGCTGCCCGATTACGGCTTCGATGCCCCTGCGCTCAATACTTTCATGAGCAAGGGCAAGGCGGCGTGGCAGGAGGTTCGGCAGACGCTGACCGACCTGCTGCGTGAGGGGCGCGAAACCGCCGCGATGCGGGGCATGCTGCATGACATGGACGCCGTCACGATGCACCTGCCGTTCACGGTGACGGAATACACCGATTTTTACGCAGGCCGCCAGCACGCCTTCAATGTGGGCTCGCTGTTCCGCGACCCTGCCAATGCCCTGCCGCCCAACTGGCTGCACATCCCGATCGGCTATAACGGACGCGCCTCGACCGTGGTTGTGTCCGGCACGGAGTTCCACCGCCCCATGGGGCAGATCAAGGGCCCACAGGACGAGGTGCCCGGCTTCGGCCCCAGCAGGCGGCTCGATATCGAGCTGGAGATGGGCGCGGTCGTGGGTACACCATCGGAGATGGGCAAGCGCGTCAGCGTCGACGAGGCCGACGACATGATTTTCGGCTACGTGTTGCTTAACGATTGGTCGGCTCGCGACATCCAGGCCTGGGAGTATCAGCCGCTGGGACCGTTCCAGGCCAAGGCCTTCGCCACGACGATCAGCCCCTGGGTGGTCACCAAGGCCGCGCTCGAGCCGTTCCGCTGTGACACGCCGCTCCGGGAAAAGGAGCTGCTGCCGCATATCAAGGATACCGGGCCGATGCTCTATGACATCGACCTGTCGGTCACCATGGCGGCGCCCGGCTCGGACCACACCGAAATCTGCCGCACCAATTACAACACCCTGTACTATTCGGCCGCGCAGCAGCTTGCGCATCACGCCTCGTCGGGCTGCGCGATGCGGACCGGCGACCTGCTGGGTTCCGGCACGATCTCGGGCCCAGAAAAGGGCATGTTCGGCTCGCTCCTGGAGATGACATGGGGCGGCAAGGACCCGATCGCGCTGAAGGGCGGTGCAGCCCGCACCTTCATCGAGGACGGCGACACCCTGGCTTTGCACGGCCACGCGCAGGGCGACGGCTACCGCATCGGGTTCGGTCCTTGCGTCGGGACCGTTTTGCCCGCGCAGCGTGATCGGCCGTAG
- the maiA gene encoding maleylacetoacetate isomerase, producing the protein MRLYACRRSTTSCRVRIALNLEGLAYEPVPVNLVEEDPLAPGHARLNPGQGVPTLVPDDGTVLTRSMAILDWLEETHPEPALLPGGAVACAKVRAAALTIATDIHPMNDLQVIAWLKALGHGQQEATAWMNDWMLRGLSGFDQTIDPDTPFCFGVAPGLADHCLVPQLYNTRRRRCDLSALSRLTEIETHSPDLAAFDAARPENQPHAN; encoded by the coding sequence ATGAGGCTCTATGCTTGCCGGCGGTCGACCACCTCCTGCCGGGTGCGGATCGCATTGAACCTCGAGGGGCTGGCCTACGAGCCAGTTCCGGTCAACCTCGTCGAAGAAGACCCGTTGGCGCCGGGGCATGCCAGGCTGAACCCGGGGCAGGGCGTTCCGACCCTGGTGCCGGACGATGGCACGGTCCTGACCCGGTCGATGGCCATCCTCGACTGGCTGGAGGAAACCCATCCCGAGCCGGCGCTTTTGCCCGGGGGGGCCGTGGCATGTGCCAAGGTCCGCGCCGCCGCCTTGACCATCGCCACCGATATTCATCCGATGAACGATTTGCAGGTGATTGCATGGCTCAAGGCATTGGGGCACGGCCAGCAAGAGGCGACTGCCTGGATGAATGACTGGATGCTGCGCGGCCTGTCGGGCTTCGACCAAACGATCGACCCCGACACGCCCTTCTGCTTCGGCGTCGCGCCGGGGCTGGCCGACCATTGCCTCGTGCCGCAGCTCTACAACACCCGTCGCCGGAGATGCGACCTGTCGGCCTTGTCGCGGCTCACCGAAATCGAAACGCATAGCCCGGACCTTGCCGCCTTCGACGCGGCCCGGCCCGAAAACCAACCCCACGCAAACTGA
- a CDS encoding HNH endonuclease produces MRLTDPRNGKQLTIDMDLAQRWAKEFSDHSQQECDHERQELRHGTNKGGHPVTRMQCLDCGLRVGNALKAPPNADELPGFDDAMHDAYLATRKAAKEKIDLKYVEIQLRRWKAKEKGDSYYSQAHNAYLASPEWRDRRQRVMERANGLCEGCRLAPAKEVHHLSYEHWGHEFLFELVALCDDCHDRIHAKGDHEALVAGCSGCLHASRGHYCRLYDVPMVTALEADELCTLDRDGFEPAN; encoded by the coding sequence ATGCGGCTAACAGACCCGCGCAACGGCAAGCAGTTAACTATCGACATGGATTTGGCCCAACGATGGGCGAAAGAGTTTTCGGACCATTCACAACAGGAATGCGACCACGAACGCCAAGAACTGCGGCATGGCACGAATAAGGGCGGGCACCCCGTCACACGAATGCAATGCTTGGATTGCGGGCTTCGTGTGGGCAACGCCTTGAAAGCGCCGCCGAACGCCGACGAACTGCCCGGCTTCGATGATGCTATGCACGACGCCTACTTGGCTACTCGGAAAGCGGCTAAGGAAAAGATTGACCTGAAATACGTCGAAATTCAGTTGCGGCGATGGAAGGCCAAGGAAAAGGGCGACAGCTACTACAGCCAAGCCCACAACGCCTATCTTGCGTCGCCGGAATGGCGCGACCGACGCCAACGCGTGATGGAACGCGCGAACGGGCTTTGCGAAGGTTGCAGGCTGGCCCCCGCGAAGGAAGTGCATCACCTAAGCTACGAGCATTGGGGCCATGAATTCCTGTTTGAACTTGTCGCCCTGTGTGATGACTGTCACGACCGCATTCATGCCAAGGGCGACCACGAAGCCTTGGTGGCCGGTTGCAGCGGTTGCCTTCACGCTAGCCGGGGCCATTACTGCCGCCTCTACGACGTGCCCATGGTCACGGCGCTAGAAGCTGACGAACTCTGCACGTTGGACCGCGACGGTTTTGAGCCTGCGAACTGA
- the recJ gene encoding single-stranded-DNA-specific exonuclease RecJ, which translates to MSYLGVEHSLTGRRWVGPMPDALRQAEALAQSSGLDPALCAVLARLGVGPGEVAGYLDPKLRDLLPDPRSMRDCEVAAARLIAAVAGRQRVAVFADYDVDGGASAALLLDWLRVQGRDATLYVPDRIDEGYGPNDEAMAALAADHDLIVCVDCGTLSHGPIAAARGADVLVLDHHLGGETLPDCLAVVNPNRQDEDGALAHLCAAAVVFLVLVEAGRQMREAGRQGPDLMAMLDLVALATVADVAPLKGVNRALVRQGLKVMAGRGRPGLVALSDVARLDRAPEAYHLGYVLGPRINAGGRVGRADLGARLLSCADPAEAASLAERLDDLNRERREVEEAVRMAALAQAEDRGLDAPLVWAAGEGWHPGVVGIVASRLKELTNRPAVVIGLDGDEGKGSGRSVAGVDLGASVQRLAAEGLLLKGGGHRMAAGLTVARDRLEPAMAQLAELLARQGAGQGGARDLRLDGVLMPGAASVELVRRLDEAGPYGAGAPGPRFALPDLRIAQAREVGTGHLKLGLTDGLGGRLDAIAFGAFDGPLGAALRDHGGRRFHVAGRLDINSWNGRQTVQLLLDDAAPAGGEA; encoded by the coding sequence GTGAGCTATCTCGGCGTTGAGCATTCGTTGACCGGGCGGCGATGGGTCGGCCCGATGCCGGATGCGTTGCGCCAGGCCGAGGCGCTGGCGCAGTCGAGCGGGCTGGACCCGGCGTTGTGCGCGGTGCTGGCGCGGCTGGGCGTCGGCCCGGGCGAGGTGGCGGGCTATCTCGATCCGAAACTGCGCGACCTGCTGCCCGATCCGCGGTCGATGCGCGATTGCGAGGTGGCGGCGGCGCGCCTGATCGCGGCGGTGGCGGGGCGTCAGCGGGTGGCGGTGTTCGCGGATTACGATGTCGATGGCGGCGCGTCGGCGGCGTTGCTGCTGGACTGGCTGCGCGTGCAGGGGCGCGACGCGACGCTGTATGTGCCGGACCGGATCGACGAGGGCTATGGGCCCAACGACGAGGCCATGGCGGCGCTGGCGGCGGATCACGACCTGATCGTCTGCGTCGATTGCGGGACGCTGTCGCACGGGCCCATCGCGGCGGCGCGGGGCGCGGATGTGCTGGTGCTGGACCACCATCTGGGCGGCGAGACGCTGCCCGATTGCCTGGCGGTGGTGAACCCCAACCGGCAGGACGAGGACGGCGCGCTGGCGCATCTGTGCGCCGCGGCCGTGGTGTTCCTGGTGCTGGTCGAGGCCGGGCGGCAGATGCGCGAGGCCGGCCGGCAAGGGCCCGACCTGATGGCGATGCTGGACCTGGTGGCGCTGGCCACGGTGGCCGACGTGGCGCCGCTGAAGGGTGTCAACCGGGCGCTGGTGCGGCAGGGGTTGAAGGTGATGGCGGGCCGCGGGCGGCCGGGGCTTGTGGCCCTGTCGGACGTGGCGAGGCTGGACCGCGCGCCCGAGGCCTATCACCTGGGCTACGTGCTGGGTCCGCGGATCAATGCCGGCGGCCGGGTGGGCCGCGCCGATCTGGGCGCGCGGCTGCTGTCTTGTGCCGATCCGGCCGAGGCGGCATCGCTGGCCGAGCGGCTGGACGATCTGAACCGGGAACGCCGTGAGGTCGAGGAGGCGGTGCGGATGGCCGCGCTGGCCCAGGCCGAGGACCGCGGGCTGGACGCGCCGCTGGTCTGGGCGGCGGGCGAGGGCTGGCATCCCGGCGTGGTGGGGATCGTGGCGTCGCGGCTGAAGGAGTTGACCAACCGCCCCGCGGTGGTGATCGGGCTGGACGGCGACGAAGGCAAGGGATCGGGCCGGTCGGTGGCGGGGGTCGACCTGGGTGCGTCGGTGCAGCGGCTGGCGGCCGAGGGGCTGTTGCTCAAGGGCGGCGGGCACCGGATGGCCGCGGGTCTGACCGTGGCGCGCGACCGGCTGGAGCCGGCGATGGCGCAGCTGGCCGAGTTGCTGGCGCGACAGGGCGCGGGCCAGGGCGGGGCGCGCGATCTGCGCCTGGACGGGGTGCTGATGCCGGGCGCGGCCAGCGTCGAGCTGGTGCGCCGCCTGGACGAGGCCGGACCCTATGGCGCCGGCGCGCCGGGGCCGCGTTTCGCCCTGCCGGACCTGCGCATCGCCCAGGCCCGCGAGGTCGGCACCGGGCATCTCAAGCTGGGCTTGACCGACGGGTTGGGCGGGCGGCTGGACGCCATCGCCTTCGGCGCCTTCGACGGGCCGCTGGGCGCCGCACTGCGCGATCACGGCGGGCGGCGATTCCACGTCGCGGGCCGACTGGACATCAACAGCTGGAACGGCCGACAGACGGTGCAACTGCTGCTGGACGACGCCGCGCCTGCGGGCGGTGAGGCCTGA